CAATTTGACAAACTTGTTTTGCCAGGCGTGGGGGCGTTCGGCGACGCCATGAGCAATTTGCGTGAACGTGAATTGATCGACGCCATTCATGATGCTGTCACGGCCGGGACGCCGTTGCTCGGCGTTTGCCTGGGCATGCAGATTCTTTTCTCCGAAAGCGAGGAAATGGGCCATCACCTGGGCTTGAATATTTTGCCGGGCGTCGTGCGCCGGTTGCGCGTTTCTGCAAAAGTGCCGCACATGGGTTGGAATCAAATTCAACAGCGCACCACCTGTCCCCTGTTTGAGAATGTCGAGAACGGCGCGTTCGTTTATTTCGCAAATTCCTATGTCGTGATTCCCGCACAGAGCGCGGTGATTGCCGGGGAAACGGATTATGACGGCACGTTCACCTCCGTGATTTGGCATGAGAACGTTTACGGTGTGCAATTTCATCCTGAAAAAAGCGAGCGCGTGGGCTTGCAGATGCTGCGCAATTTCGTCAATCTCTAATTCCGAGAGTGTTGGAGTCCGGGATCGTTGGATTATCGAAATTCACAATCGTCAATCCGCAATCCGAAATCTCCATTCCAACATATAACACGGCGACTTGTCCATGCTCATTTTCCCTGCCATTGATTTGAAAGGCGGACGCTGCGTGCGGCTGTTGCGCGGCGAGGCAGCCTCTGAGAAAATCTACAGCGATGATCCGGTTGCAATCGCGCAAGCATTTGCCGCAGCCGGCGCGCCCTGGCTGCACGTCGTCGATCTCGATGCGGCCTTTTCGGGCAGCGGCGGCAATCGTAGAATGATTCGAAAAATCATTGCAGCAGTCGACATTCCCGTGCAAACCGGCGGCGGCATGCGCAGCTTGCAAGACATTGCAGTGATGCTCGACTCCGGCGCCAGGCGCGTCGTCATCGGTACGGCAGCCCTCAATACCCCGGGACTTATCGAACAGGCGCTGGCGCGCTTTGGCGCAGAAGCAATTGCCGCCGGCATCGATACCCGTGACGGCCGCGTTGCCATCAAAGGCTGGACGGACACTTCGGAGATCGAAGGGATTCCTTTTGCGCAGCGCATGCACGGCCTGGGTGTGCGCTGGACGGTTTACACCGATATTGCGCGCGACGGCGCGCTGCTCGGCCCGAATCTCACTGCCACAGCCGAATTGGCGCGGCGCAGCAAACTGAACGTCATTGCCTCCGGCGGCGTTGCGACTATCGAAGATTTGCGCGCGTTACGCGATTTGGAGAATGAGGGTGTGGCAGGCGTGATCGTGGGCAAGGCGTTGTATGAGGGAAAATTCACGCTCGCAGAGGCGCTGCGAACCGTT
This Cytophagia bacterium CHB2 DNA region includes the following protein-coding sequences:
- the hisH gene encoding imidazole glycerol phosphate synthase subunit HisH; amino-acid sequence: MTRVGIIDYGMGNLHSVQKALQTAGAQTELTAEAQRLKQFDKLVLPGVGAFGDAMSNLRERELIDAIHDAVTAGTPLLGVCLGMQILFSESEEMGHHLGLNILPGVVRRLRVSAKVPHMGWNQIQQRTTCPLFENVENGAFVYFANSYVVIPAQSAVIAGETDYDGTFTSVIWHENVYGVQFHPEKSERVGLQMLRNFVNL
- the hisA gene encoding 1-(5-phosphoribosyl)-5-[(5-phosphoribosylamino)methylideneamino]imidazole-4-carboxamide isomerase, which translates into the protein MLIFPAIDLKGGRCVRLLRGEAASEKIYSDDPVAIAQAFAAAGAPWLHVVDLDAAFSGSGGNRRMIRKIIAAVDIPVQTGGGMRSLQDIAVMLDSGARRVVIGTAALNTPGLIEQALARFGAEAIAAGIDTRDGRVAIKGWTDTSEIEGIPFAQRMHGLGVRWTVYTDIARDGALLGPNLTATAELARRSKLNVIASGGVATIEDLRALRDLENEGVAGVIVGKALYEGKFTLAEALRTVAAP